One Mauremys reevesii isolate NIE-2019 unplaced genomic scaffold, ASM1616193v1 Contig69, whole genome shotgun sequence genomic region harbors:
- the LOC120394587 gene encoding olfactory receptor 52K1-like gives MSDSNTTDFTNPPTFILLGIPGLEMAHVWISIPFSAMYAIAVLGNFTILFIVKREPNLHKPMYYFLCMLAISDLVLSTSTLPKTLSIFWFNSREINFSACLTQMYFVACFLVMDSGILVAMSLDRYVAICHPLRHSTTLTNPVVAKIGLAVVLRSGILVLPFPFLARRWPYCRTNFIPHSYCEHMAVVKLACADIRISSNYSISVGFMVTGLDVFFIAVAYIQILRAIFSLPTKDARLKTFGTCGSHLCVILSTYIPSVFFALMHRFGHNVALHFHVLMANAYLLVPPMLHPIIYGVRTKQIRDRLLRLLSHKGM, from the coding sequence atgtcagattccaacacaaccgaTTTCACTAACCCCCCCActttcatcctgctgggcattcctggcctggagatggcccatgtctggatctccatccccttctctgccatgtacgccatagccgtcttggggaacttcaccatcctgttcattgtgaagaggGAGCCGAACCTCCAtaagcccatgtactatttcctctgcatgctggccatcagtgacctggtcctgtctacatccaccctgcccaaaacgctgagcatcttctggttcaattccagggagatcaatttcagtgcctgcctcacccagatgtacttcgttGCCTGCTTCTTAGTGATGGACTCTGGGATCCTTGTGGCCATGTCTttggatcgctacgtggccatctgccatcccctgagacattccaccacccTCACAAACCCCGTGGTGGCGAAGATCGGCCTGGCCGTGGTTCTGCGCAGTGGCATACTTGTACTGCCCTTTCCCTTCCTGGCGAGGCGGTGGCCATATTGTAGAACCAACTTCATCCCCCACTCGTACTGTGAGCACATggccgtggtgaagctggcctgtgctGACATCCGCATCAGTAGTAACTACAGCATCTCTGTGGGATTCATGGTCACTggtctggatgtgttttttatcgcCGTGGcctatatccagatcctcagggccatcttcagcctccccacaaaggacgcccggctcaagacttttgggacctgtggctcccacctctgtgtcatttTATCCACTTACATCCCATCTGTCTTCTTCGCCCTCATGCAccggtttggccacaatgtgGCCCTACATTTCCACGTGCTGATGGCCAATGCGTACctgctggtgccccccatgctacaccccatcatctatggggtgaggaccaaacagatccgggacaggctgctacGGCTACTTAGTCATAAAGGGAtgtaa